CATCACCTGCCAAACCATCACACGCGCGAATCCCTTCTGCTTCCCAATCCAGTGTCTGAGACACCTCAACCGGGGTTTCCGGCACCCGATCCCCAAAAATACGGATATTCTTTGCCCCCATCTTCTCGGATAAATCAATATACCGCTTGAGCAAATCCACTTGTTCGGCGCGTTTACTGGCATCTGGATCAATGAACCGACACCCCGTAGCGATACAAGAGAGATCAATGCCGCTATCAGCAAGCCGAGCGCGTGCTTCTTGCAACTGCTGTGCGGTCGAATCTAATTCCACACCGTGTCCATGATCCCACTCCACGCGGAGTTCCAAGTGTTCATAGTTGTAGTGTTTCGCTTTGTCAATCAGTTCCGCCATCGTCAACGGCGGACACACAGACGACATAAAACCAAATTTCATTATGAAACCTCCAATTTTGTTATAAATTAACCTTGAACCTGCACAGACGAACTACCGTCCCCACGTTTCCTAACATTAATTTTGACAGGTATCCGTCTTGTCAACTCCTGAACATGGCTGATGAGAAAGATGCTGCGTCCCTGCATGCGGAGTCCCTCCAGTGCAGAGATAGCAACGTCGAGCGTCTCTCTGTCAAGCGTGCCAAAACCTTCATCAAGAAACAGCGAGTTGAGCTGCGCACGCCCGCGACTCAGATCCGCTAAGGCAAGTGCCAAAGCGAGACTCGTCAGGAATGATTCTCCACCAGAGAGGGTCTCAACAGGACGTTCTTCGTTGGCATTCCAGCGATCAATGACACTCAAATCGCCGATAGTCTCAACTTTAAGTTGGTAGCGCTCTGAAGTAAGATATTTTAACTGCTCGTTTGCCAAACTGCCCATCTGCCGAAACATAATCTCCAAAGCAAAATCGCGTAGATCGTTTCTGGGGATTGTTTCTTGTAATCTTTTCCAACGCATCAATTCTGCTTCAGCCGCCGCTATTTCACCACCAAGAGCCTCTCGTTTTTCAAGTGCATCTTTCAAGTCATCAATTCTCTGCTGTTGCGCCCCAACTTCTTGCTGCTTTATCTGAAGATGTTCCCCAATTTCTTTCGCTTCGGCCTCAATCCGCGCCAACGCTTTCGGATCAAAGGGTGTTTCCTCAAATCGTCCTTTCAAGTCGGCGATTGTTAACTGGAGTTGTTGTTTTTCATCCTCATGATCAGTAATATAAGCGGTTATTTCTTGCAATTGCACATCGTCTCGGAAGGCGTTGTCTTGCGCTTCCGGTGAATCAAATCCTGCCATCTCTAACTTATCGAAGTAAGTCTTTTGTGCCCTTTCAAGTTTTTCAGCGGCTTCTTTATGCTGCCTTTCGGAAATCCCGTGAGCAGTCTGCTTTTGAGTGGATAGATTGATACTCTCCTGTAATTGCTGTTGCGCCTCATCGCGTTCATCTTCTTTCGCCTGCAGTTCCACTTCTAACTTATCAATAGCGGCATCAATCTCAGCTTCCGTTTCCAAACCACCCGTCTTCCCACGAACGGTGTCTAAAAGCCTTTTCCCTTCGCGTCGGTATTCGTCTATTTCATCTTGTAAGTTTTCGCGGTTATCGGACAAACTTTTCAGATCACGTCGATCTGTTTCAATGTTAGCGTTAAGCAGCTTAAGGTCGGTCTCTGCAGTATCCAGTTTATCCTTGCGCGTCTCAACTTCCTCAATTTTTTTGTCAAACTGATCCACCGCCACATCTGGCGTAACACCGTGGAAAGTCTCCGGCAGGAATTCCCAAAAACGCTCCTCAATAGAATCAACGTCAACTTGCAAATTGGAAACGGTATTTTTCACATCTTGCAACTGTTTTTCGGCTTGGTTCAGAGATTTCTCCTCACGGGCAATGTCAGTTTCACAGGTCTCAAGTTGCTGTGCTACCATATTGTAAGCATGCGATGCTGTTGTCTGGGCTTTCTCGGCTGTTCCGAGAGCTGCAATAGCGGCATCCGCACTTTCAATCTGTTCAGCTGTCCAGTGGGATGAAATATCTTCATCCGGGTAAATCCCCTGCCACTCCGCGAGGCGTTCTACCTTATCGTCCTGCAGCGTCTCTATTTTGAATTCGCAATCCTTAATTTGCTGATTAGTATTATGTCTATTTT
The sequence above is drawn from the Candidatus Poribacteria bacterium genome and encodes:
- a CDS encoding sugar phosphate isomerase/epimerase, coding for MKFGFMSSVCPPLTMAELIDKAKHYNYEHLELRVEWDHGHGVELDSTAQQLQEARARLADSGIDLSCIATGCRFIDPDASKRAEQVDLLKRYIDLSEKMGAKNIRIFGDRVPETPVEVSQTLDWEAEGIRACDGLAGDAGVALCLETHGNLIGSWVAETIHRAAAKNTFVNWHAAHHVRHGEPISVAYVHLRGKVRHAHVNFGDSGPLPDTERDSLTLLAQDGYDGYVSIEVINPPDSDAVLQRHAELYKTL